One segment of Alnus glutinosa chromosome 2, dhAlnGlut1.1, whole genome shotgun sequence DNA contains the following:
- the LOC133860882 gene encoding STOREKEEPER protein-like, with amino-acid sequence MAPKRLKEDPPPATTSSGEEEESENDAVSEEEEEKNEISENEEEEKKEKSENEEEEDDEDEEEDEDEDLAKSPAGKPSVTPSKSQPSSGSDTESASGTDSDPKSPPSPSASAFTIKPIASKPMAHGLLKTTKANNNVPISVSGPSKRAAESDPSKAKDSKKRKVISSSSTTTITTATNGDDEDPKKVSGPGAGAIQRLWGEEDELAVLKGMIEYGSKIGSDPYSHMGVFHEFIKKSLRVEVSKAKLMDKIRRMKKKYQTNFDKGGNDMVFSKPHERKAFELSNKIWGTQTTRKPKINTSSVTVALPRQEVVENGGGVEGFWGVYPCLKAALETTAEMGFPGLSGLGTGTRFVREFMAKIGSGKLKEMEDRCREVRVAQLEVYVKRMELVHELGEVVLEAMKRR; translated from the coding sequence ATGGCTCCGAAGCGTCTCAAAGAAGACCCACCACCCGCCACTACTTCTTCTGGGGAAGAGGAGGAGTCTGAGAACGACGCCGtttcagaagaagaagaagaaaaaaatgaaatatctgagaatgaagaagaagaaaaaaaagaaaaatcggagaatgaagaagaagaagatgatgaagatgaagaggaagacgaagacgaagacCTAGCAAAATCCCCTGCGGGAAAGCCCTCTGTAACGCCATCCAAATCCCAACCGTCATCCGGGTCCGATACCGAGTCCGCGTCTGGGACGGACTCCGACCCCAAGTCCCCGCCTTCCCCGTCCGCCTCCGCCTTCACCATCAAGCCGATCGCGTCCAAGCCCATGGCCCACGGTCTACTCAAGACCACGAAGGCCAACAACAACGTTCCGATATCTGTTTCGGGGCCATCGAAACGGGCAGCGGAGTCCGACCCGAGTAAAGCCAAGGACTCGAAGAAGAGGAAGGTAATATCATCGtcatcaacaacaacaataacaacagCAACCAACGGCGACGATGAGGACCCGAAGAAGGTATCTGGGCCTGGAGCTGGGGCCATCCAACGGCTGTGGGGCGAGGAGGACGAGCTGGCCGTGCTGAAGGGAATGATCGAGTACGGGTCGAAGATAGGGTCCGACCCGTATTCCCACATGGGCGTGTTCCACGAGTTCATCAAGAAGAGCCTCCGCGTCGAGGTCTCCAAGGCCAAGTTGATGGACAAGATTCGGAGGATGAAGAAGAAGTACCAGACAAACTTTGACAAGGGTGGCAATGACATGGTCTTCTCCAAGCCCCACGAGCGCAAGGCCTTCGAGCTCTCCAATAAGATTTGGGGCACTCAGACCACTCGAAAGCCCAAAATTAATACCAGTTCCGTGACAGTAGCATTGCCGAGGCAAGAGGTGGTGGAGAATGGGGGAGGAGTGGAGGGGTTTTGGGGGGTTTATCCGTGTTTGAAGGCGGCGTTGGAGACGACGGCGGAGATGGGGTTTCCAGGTTTGTCGGGGTTGGGGACGGGGACGAGGTTTGTGAGGGAGTTCATGGCGAAGATTGGGAGTGGGAAGCTAAAGGAGATGGAGGACAGGTGCAGGGAGGTGAGGGTGGCTCAGCTGGAGGTGTATGTGAAGAGGATGGAATTGGTTCACGAGCTAGGGGAGGTCGTTTTGGAGGCAATGAAAAGGAGGTAA
- the LOC133861547 gene encoding probable terpene synthase 9, with protein MYMRIPSSFPMEITFSSSASSTSCFLTPKCPTSVVSPQRRSRRSLPIIPSVTIVSKLNELTQVYPRRSAQYHPSVWDLKLIESLSTPYTYELYATRLEELKRNAKFLLTSNKDPCVLSKLASTMQRLGVAYHFEKEIEEAVGLLSPDVTSNLHTTALQFRVLRQHGFSITSDVFDKFRSGDGRFMDSLSSDMEGLLSLYEASHLGMHGEIILEEAKDFSIKNLKSLMAKLDSNSAEQVRQSLEIPLYWRMPRVEARNFIDVYQKDIAKNSTLLELAKLDYNLVQHVYQQELKELARWWRDLGFKDKLPFSRDRLMENYLWAMGMIYGPQFSKCRIGLTKFVCILSAIDDMYDIYGSLDELLCFTDAVDRWEMEAMENLPKYMKICYVAMLNFANEVVFDVLKDHGLNTFPYIKEAWANLCRSYLVERQWFSSGYTPTVDEYLENAWTSVGGPAAIVHAYLLLGCTISKDALDCFKHGSELIYSASLITRLSDDLGTSEAESKRGDVAKSIECYMVQESVSEEEAQDHIKRLISYSWKKLNEERAKSSLPKSIVKMSLNMARTAQFLFQNGDGIGTSTGVTKDNLTSLVVKPIPY; from the exons ATGTACATGAGAATACCATCCAGCTTTCCGATGGAAATAACGTTTTCCTCATCAGCTTCCTCCACCTCATGTTTCCTTACGCCTAAGTGCCCAACAAGTGTAGTTTCGCCACAGCGCAGATCAAGAAGAAGCCTGCCAATAATCCCGTCCGTCACGATCGTGTCAAAGCTCAATGAGTTAACACAAGTTTATCCACGGCGATCAGCTCAGTACCATCCTAGCGTTTGGGACCTCAAACTCATTGAATCCTTAAGCACTCCCTATACT TATGAATTGTATGCCACCCGATTGGAGGAGTTGAAACGAAATGCTAAATTCTTGCTGACTTCCAATAAAGACCCTTGTGTCCTTTCCAAGCTTGCTTCCACGATGCAGCGGTTAGGAGTTGCTTACCATTTTGAAAAGGAGATTGAAGAGGCTGTCGGTCTTTTGTCTCCAGATGTCACTAGCAATCTTCACACGACTGCTTTGCAGTTTCGAGTTTTGAGACAACATGGTTTTTCGATTACCTCAG ATGTGTTCGACAAATTCAGAAGCGGCGATGGGAGATTCATGGACAGCTTAAGCAGTGACATGGAGGGCCTTTTGAGTTTGTATGAAGCCTCCCATCTTGGAATGCATGGAGAAATTATTTTGGAAGAAGCCAAGGATTTTAGCATCAAAAACCTGAAATCATTGATGGCAAAATTGGACAGTAATTCAGCTGAGCAAGTGAGACAGTCACTGGAAATCCCCCTATATTGGAGGATGCCAAGAGTAGAAGCTCGAAACTTCATTGATGTCTATCAAAAGGATATTGCAAAGAATTCGACTTTGCTTGAGCTGGCTAAGTTGGATTACAATCTAGTGCAACACGTGTATCAACAAGAACTTAAAGAGTTAGCAAG GTGGTGGAGAGACTTGGGTTTTAAAGATAAGCTACCTTTTTCAAGGGATAGGCTGATGGAGAATTATTTGTGGGCAATGGGGATGATTTATGGGCCCCAGTTTTCCAAGTGCAGGATAGGCCTCACCAAATTTGTATGCATATTATCAGCTATTGATGACATGTATGATATATATGGATCGCTGGATGAGCTTCTATGCTTCACTGATGCCGTGGATCG ATGGGAGATGGAGGCAATGGAGAACCTCCCAAAGTACATGAAGATTTGCTATGTTGCCATGCTTAACTTTGCTAATGAAGTGGTCTTTGATGTTCTCAAAGATCATGGCTTGAATACTTTCCCCTACATTAAGGAAGCG TGGGCAAATCTTTGTAGATCATATTTGGTAGAAAGACAATGGTTTTCTAGTGGATACACTCCAACTGTGGACGAGTACCTAGAAAATGCATGGACTTCTGTGGGCGGTCCCGCAGCCATTGTCCATGCCTATCTTCTACTTGGGTGCACAATATCAAAAGATGCACTTGATTGCTTCAAGCATGGCTCTGAGCTTATATATTCGGCATCCCTCATAACTCGACTAAGTGATGATTTGGGGACTTCAGAG GCCGAAAGCAAGAGAGGTGATGTGGCGAAATCGATCGAGTGCTACATGGTACAAGAAAGTGTATCCGAAGAAGAAGCTCAAGATCATATAAAGAGATTAATAAGCTATTCATGGAAAAAGCTGAATGAGGAGAGAGCCAAAAGTTCTCTGCCAAAGTCCATTGTCAAGATGTCATTAAACATGGCGCGCACTGCTCAATTTCTCTTCCAAAATGGAGATGGTATTGGGACATCGACTGGTGTAACTAAAGATAATTTGACCTCGTTAGTTGTCAAACCTATCCCCTACTGA